The genomic stretch acgGCTTATCTTATAGGATTACtattagaattaaatgagagGATGCTAATGAAACATTTGTCTGAGAGCCTAGCAAGTCATAAGGACCAAATAAATGTTTCTGTGAGCTCACCATCACACTTAGCACTTTAGGTACGTGGTTGTATGTAATTCTCACAATGGCTCTATCGTTGCTGCTGCTGTTCTCTCTTTAATAAGGAAACCACGTTCCCCAGGCTGCTCTCCTAGCAGGTGGTCAAGCTGGGCTTGAACAGGACAGTCTTCCTGCAGTCTCTGTGCTCCCAACCAGTGACACCTTGCTCCAAGAGCTGCAGCAGCCTGAGAGGGACCTGTCCAGGGGCCTGTTAGAGTCTGGGCCCCAGGACAGAGAGGTTTGAAGGATGCAGGGGCCTGGTGCTGCTCCCCCCACCCTCTATGGCCTCCTCAACTCACAGAGCATTCGTCCCTGACCGTTGTCCTGCAGAAGCTGCCAGCCTGTGCCTCCTTCTCAGTGGGCAGATCTTGGGAGCCCCTGTGTGACCAGCCAGGAAGGGCCAGGCTGGACAAACTCTCCTCAGAGCGGTAGTAAGGGAAGAACCCACTGAGCAGTTCTGAGTCCTCCTGGAGCCGTGTCTTGGGCTGCaggaccaacccctcctcttccaggAGGCACCCATAGGTGCAGAAGAAAGGCAGGTACTCCAAGGCCACCTGGGCTCTGTGTGAAAGGTGGAGGGAGCTTAGGGGCTTCTTGTCCCTTGAACTGGTGGCCTGCTGTTGGGAGGACAGGGGCCCTGGTTCATCCTCCTCCAGGAGGCTAGGAGAGGTTAGAGCTCCGGATTCAGCGTCACAGTTCTTCTGACACATCTGAGAAGAGAAGGACGTTCCATCTGTTACTGCACCCTGAATTCCTAACCACACCAGCTCTGTCCCCAGTCCCTGCCTACATTGGAGGCCAGAGGGGTCTTACAAAGCCCAAACCTGACTGTGGCTCTCCTCTGTGAAAAGCCAGCAGTGGGCCACAACCATGGTTAGATTGCTCAAGCACACAGGCCTTCTTGCCATTCCTAAGTCATACCGAACTTGGCCTTCCCTTAGAGCCTGTGCCAAGATCTGCTCCTGGACTCTCAGCTCAGAAGAGccttcccagccccagcctccctgcaggGTGACTCCAGATCATTTCATCACTGGAATGCTCTTCCTGGGCTATGTGGTCAGCCTTCTTCACGTGTGGGGTGGTCTTATCTGTCTGGTGCCTCATGTTCATAACAGACACTCAGTTGACACTTTTTCAACTAGTCTGCTGGCTCTCAATCCAACTCATAGTCCCTTCACTCTGTCTAGTCCAGCCACACAGGCCTTCTCTTGGTCCATCTAACTCGCCAAGCATCCTCCCGCCATGGGGGCTCTGCATGGGCTAATGCTTCTGCCCAGagtctcttccctctcctttctcctagGTGGTGACTTCCTCAGTGCTTGGCTAAGGTCACTTCCCTTATGTCCCTGGCTTAGTGGCACCACCTTCTTCATGACTGCTGCCACCCTCATACCCCTCATTCAGAGCACCCATTCCTCTGCTGTGAAATATTTGACTGTGTGGTTTCTTGATTAATATCTCTCATTCTGTAAGTTACAAATTCCACCAAGGCAAGGCCCATCTGTCTGGATCACTTCTGTGTCCCGAAGGCCTAGAAAAACCCTGGCATATGGTAGATACCAAGtattggaagaaaggaaagaagggtgggagggaaggaaagaggtagACAAAAAGAGAACACCTTGGCCAGGGACGAAGTCTTTATCAGACTCCATGGTGATAGGAGGGAGAAGTCACATCTTGGGGAGAGGGTGGAGAAGCAGAATGAGGAATTACTTCCCAGGCCCAGAGGGGACACATGGCCCAGAGTACCAGATAGTGAAAAGCCAGCTCATTCCCACGT from Nomascus leucogenys isolate Asia chromosome 2, Asia_NLE_v1, whole genome shotgun sequence encodes the following:
- the LOC115837300 gene encoding LOW QUALITY PROTEIN: uncharacterized protein LOC115837300 (The sequence of the model RefSeq protein was modified relative to this genomic sequence to represent the inferred CDS: inserted 1 base in 1 codon): MSRCGATADPKTGRRKWRSLETMCQKNCDAESGALTSPSLLEEDEPGPLSSQQQATSSRDKKPLSSLHLSHRAQVALEYLPFFCTYGCLLEEEGLVLQPKTRLQEDSELLSGFFPYYRSEESLSSLALPGWSHRGSQDLPTEKEAQAGSFCRTTVRDECSVSAGFPHDSDRDAPLSRDHGLYAPGFVHXYRTPEEGLHTSPGPPASPSGIQGPSGSAQGWCSHTTGKPELTAAEATGEQAPSTH